The DNA sequence TGTAATCAACAAGAGAGCAGAAAAAAACCTATAGTaatcaacataaaaaaaataaaacattaatatatttaaacgtatTTCTAAGCGCATTCTGTTCGTTTTCTGTTTGAATTACATcagttctcttttttttaatcctttttattacatcaagTTCTCAAATactaaagaagaaaaaagtacaTCCAAGTTTCTTTATAGGTTAACCTCCAAGCTTGAACCATGCAgaaggaaaataaaacattacgaAGTATgtaaaacagaaataaaataaactattaaaatatacatacatatatatatatatatatatatatatatatatatatatatatatatgttactatTTCATAACATATTACTTATCAGtagtttgtaaattttttataagtattaaatttgtgcgcactaaataatatcttcattgcatattgtgtaatatatatttttgtataattatagcttcaagtatgttatattttatattttatgttattagttacagattttaaaagaaaaaaatggataCAAGTACAGAGACTTTAGTACTAGTACTAAAGAGAGAAACGAACTAAGTACTTGGTGTGAGGAAAGTAcatgtttattattagataaatatgaaCAATATTTACCTTTAGTTGGACCAATGAAGCaattcaaatgtaaaaaatcaatGTGGATACAAATATCGAATGATATTGCaacagaattaaatattgtacgaAGCAGTGTGCAATGTGAAaatcgttataaaattattttaaaacgtaAAATGCAATCTGTAAGAAACAATCAACAATCAGGTGCAAAACGAACAAAAGTGGAATTCGAAGATGAGTTAAACAAGATAAAGGCTATTGATGATAGTGTAGAACCTGAGATATTGCAAGGTCcaggaaaaataattgaaaaacataaaaaaagtaatgaataaagaaaatacaatgAATTGACAGTGGAGAAgacaacgaaaaaaaaatgtataagtgAAACTTTATTGCAGTTTCAAAAAgatgaagagaaaagagaaaaaagacaaagaaaaacTAGAAATATTACGTACCTTTATGACAATCTTTTCAAAAAGCAATGATACAGTTGATTCAGATAATGAATAGAAACAGCATACTTTTCTTaccttattttaaaatgctttacgtatgtctaaaaatttaagtaaatacaAATGTTGAAAGTTTAAGTACAGTTACAAGTACTCCACTCTTGTTCGTTTCTTCTCCAAAGTTACAAGTATTTCATTCTTGTTCGTTTTGCATGTGTTCCTAATTGTTGAAAGTTTAAGTAGTTACAAGTCTTGCAgtttaaatagtaataactattttatccTTACTTAAATCACATTATGTGATATTAAAGtgcttatacatttttttattatgttatataatgataaaaacattttatgttatGTAATATTGAAGAGATGTTTCTatacgttattataatataatatagtttttgttatttaatagtaaaatgttttatgttcatttggaaaaaaattatttcaatttaaaattatttcaaatttacttggataaaatgcattaatatgaacgaaattataatcttaaaaaattttctttaactaaaacaattttctttaaaatgttaatgtaaatattttttaatattaatattttattaagtttatataattataaataaaatagatcgtCTGTTTCGTGGACAGTTTgatttatgcatacatttatgttataataaatttatttgtgttacatattttctaattaaaagctaataaattacaaataatgtctctttttatttcaccTTCCATTTTATTGTTCGGATTCTATTCATTATGATATGCCTTTCATTACGTTCTtcattttcaacatttaaataatcattattcataatacatatattatgtaacacACAAcaggaaataatataattagcagAGCGTttaactgtaaaaaaaatctaattgcaTTAATTGCCTGAATCTTCGTTTTAATAATCCAAatgcattttctattttaactcTTGTTGTAgacaatttgtaattataatttcgttgAGCGGCTGTAAGATTACCATAATCTCTATATGgtgttgataaatattttcttaaaggaTATGCCGCATCGCCTAATAAGTGATAATCTTCtgatatagtttttatttcatcacttaaaaatgataatttaaatattcttgcatcatatattttactgaGAGGACCCGTAAAaacatctaaaaataatttattagcatCACAAACAGCTTGTAATATCAGAGATGTGTAATAATGTCTATTAACATAAGtgcttttgattttattaacaggagttttaattttaatatacgttCCATCAATACATCCAATAACTCCAGGAAATCCACTtatctaaaacaaaattattttatgttgaagatattttaaataaaatcaatttcatatatgaataataatatatttttaatttttaatttaataataatataataattaataaattaattagtaataataattaattatagtataataaaaatttataattaataattactagtctaataattattattcctatattaatttttttaacataaaataaaaatattaattacttcttGAAACTTGCGAGcacctctctttttctgtcgTCTGTAtcagacatttttattatatttggatcaatatgttataaaaattccattacatttattatgataGCATGAAACATAGATTCTGCTACATTAAATCTGGATGCA is a window from the Cataglyphis hispanica isolate Lineage 1 chromosome 9, ULB_Chis1_1.0, whole genome shotgun sequence genome containing:
- the LOC126851831 gene encoding uncharacterized protein LOC126851831; the protein is MSYVQLVLGDNWGNQIVLPYETWKSLMQKRADIERLYRRLNLHCRFEININIFKRISKRILFVFCLNYISSLFFNPFYYIKFSNTKEEKSTSKFLYRLTSKLEPCRRKIKHYELQILKEKNGYKYRDFSTSTKERNELSTWCEESTCLLLDKYEQYLPLVGPMKQFKCKKSMWIQISNDIATELNIVRSSVQCENRYKIILKRKMQSVRNNQQSGAKRTKVEFEDELNKIKAIDDSVEPEILQGPGKIIEKHKKSNE